Part of the Athalia rosae chromosome 2, iyAthRosa1.1, whole genome shotgun sequence genome, GGCTGATGTTAAAAGTAATTCTAATCCTCTTACCTAAGCTAGTTCATTATCATCAAGCTCGAATCTCATAACGATAAAATGTTTGATGTAATATCTGTTTCTTTTCTGCAGATCAAGAAAAGTTAGATGATTCaatggttgaaaaattggttGCACGTATGATAAAGAACATTCATGTTGAAGTGAAAAAGATACATGTCAGGTATGAAGATCACACAACATTCAAGGATGCACCTTTTTCCGTTGGTCTCACTCTCAGCAACTTTACAGTTGAGAGTTGCAATGAGTCCTGGACAACAGGCGGAAACCTTAAGGATATGCATGCCATTGcacaaatattcaaagtcagTTAAAACTAAGAATACCACTTGTACATTGATGTATGTAACACTCAATATTGTgccaatattataattattgtgttTAATTATTTCCTCCAGTTATGCACATTGGATGGGTTAGGAGTATATCTGAATCCAACGTTCAATCAGTTCAGTAAACAGCCTCAATCGGAATACAGTCAACTTTTTTCGTTAGGAATTGCTACTGTTGACTACAAACCTGTTGATTACCAGTATTGTGAGTGGAATTTTCTCATATTAGTTAATTTATATAACGTAATAACGTAACGATTTGATGATAATTGGCATTTTCATCTTAGTGTTGGGACCAATAAATGCTaacgtgaaattgaaattgaatccaAAACCTGAAACGGATGGAAGCAATTACACGATTCCCAAAGTGTGGATGGATGCAGAAAtgcaaaagttgaaaattggatTGAGCAAGATTCAATACCAAACAATAATGCGATTGGGTGAAGGGTTGGACAGAGCACAAAAGGCTGCCCCATACAAAAAATATAGGCCAAATTTAACATCGTATAGAGGCCATTACAAAGAATGGTGAGAATCCTTTCCCTTGTTTACAGTTCTTATCTTCACAAATCCTTATATGTAAACTGATAACTAATATTATATAGGTGGCAGTTTGCCTATACCTGCATTTTGGAAGAAACAGTGCGCAGGTgtcaaaaaaattgggattgGAATCATATGAAACTGCACAGGGACACGTGTCGTAGTTATGCCAAAGCTTATCATGCAAAACTAACTAATAAAAAAGTAGCCCAAGAAATTGTGGATCACCTTACGCATTGTGAGCGGATTTTGGATGTCTTCAATTTGGTTATTATTCGACAACAAATCGAACTCGAGGTATTAATTGCATACATAAACAACATTTCAACACGTCATTCTAAATTTGAACAATAATATTCTAGGTAGAACGCCTTgcagagaaggagaaagatcTCAAGGCAAAAAAAGGATGGTTTGGCTTTTTGTGGGGAAGTGCGCcgacggaagaagaagaggatctCAATTCAGCAGCAGCCATCAGTGAGTTTGAGGATGCTGTTATGTTTGTCTTTTCCAATTGCTGGAGTAATTTTATAGTACATAACAATTGTAACATTTATCAAATTCACAAAACATTCCTATTTAACAGTGCGCAAGTTCGAGGCAGCGATGACTCCACAGGAGAAAGAGAAGTTATATCGAGCCATTGATTACCAAGAAAATAGTGGCACCACACATTATCCAGAAACATACGAGGATATTGATTGCCGCTTCTTTTTACATGGCCTCGAGGTTTTTGTTCTGGATACTGAAAAAGAATATCCGCAAGTCCTAGACCTACAGTTCAACGGTGTTCAAGTTGGCTTCAAATCTCGGCCTTCTGGTAGTGGCATCATGTAAGTGCATAGAATTCTACTtgcaatgaatataaaaacagTTAATTAGTCAGTTTCAAACATTCCCCCACAGATTCTAAAATCAATCTTGTTCATAATTCTAGGGCTACTGCATCAATTAATGACTTAAAGCTGCTCGGTGTCAGGCAACAGGACACAGTGCCTGTCTTATTAACGTCAGAAGGAGGTTATTCTGATGCTGTATTATTTGCTGTaacttatgaaaaaaatcctaTTGACAAGTTGTGTGGGGATCGTGTGATAGTCAAGGCTAGATCCGTTCAAGTCATTTATGATGCCTATACCATCATAGAACTAGTGAAAGTTTTCAGAATACAGGATACTTCCACATTGAATCAGTGGGTTACCTTATTTCAAAACCATTGAGAACACAGATTTTTTGTACACAGTTCAATGACTTTATAAACTATTAAATCATTCTGATTCGTTCTACAGACTCCAGGCTGCCGCTGCCATGCAATTGGAGGGCTTGAAAGAAATGTCAGCATTAGGTCTGGAATATGCTATCGAAAAGCATTCAGTACTAGATATTCAGGTAAATATTTGGATCACACATTTGATCTCACAATAAAATCGAGATCCGATCTTTTATCACACAGTGTACACGGCACGTGCCTAATATaaacatttaatttttctttcaattacatAGGTCGACCTACAAGCATCTCAACTAATTATTCCCCGGCAAGGTTTTTACACAGGCAATGAATCACTGTTCGTTCTTAACTTGGGTAGTCTGAAAGTTAATTCCctggaaaaaccaaaagataGTAAAGCCACTGCCACTGTTAAACAATTGGTTGACATGGGAAAATCAGAAGAAGATATTTTGACAGAACTACGGACGCACAGTTATGACAAATTTGTCATGAAAATAGTAAACTTCCAggtaattgttgttgtttcatATTATTACGTTGCACCGCTTAGGTCGCTGCGTTGTAAAATGGTAGTTTACTAACTCCACCAGTTGATCCGTATTTTTATTCCTACAATCACTTTCTAGGCACTTGTCTGTTTGCCAAATGAAGATTGGCACCAAACTTTACTGACTAGCACAGTAGGAGCTATGACGGTGTTGAAGCCAATGACCTTAGAGGTTCAACTTGACAAGTGTTTGATTATGGATGATCCCCTGCTCCCTAAAATGAGAATTATAGGACAACTCCCATCTGTAGCCCTTGACATATCTGGTAAATACCTATTCATATCGAACCTCATATTTTGTGACTGCTGGgcattgtgaaaaattttacattgCATGGCTACATATCGTACATTCTCACATACTGAAGTTATTACTTCTTTGTTAGTGAATTATACAGAAACCTATTAAAGTATTCAAGTTTTCTAAGCTTAAAGTATTTGGGCACATCCTCTCTAGGAGTTTGTCAAAGGTATGCAGTCAATCTGTATTTTTGCAAATACTTTCAGATTCAAGATTGCTAGAAGCTCTTTCAATTGCACAAAGCATTCCCTTACCGCAGAACGAAGACATCCCTGCTCCGCAACCGTTAAGTGTATGTTATTTCATAATATCTGGTATACATTTTAACTATGGGGCTGAAACGTATTTGTCAGAGGAATTAAAATATTAGTCTTATATGAACAGCCTTTGTCTCATTGAGTGAAACGAGTTTCTTTAATTTGCAGACAAAATCAGTTTCTCAGATATCTTTGATGAAAGAATTATCTGCAATCCCTAGTATGATTGAAAAGAAGCCAAACGCTCCTGTGAAGCAAACAACAAATTTAGAAGCAAAGTTTGTTATGAAGGGTAAGCAAATTGAATACTAAAATAAACGGcttgaaaaatacatataattcgATCAGAATATAACATAGAAGTTTTATCTGATTAATCTAGTTCTTGTCTCTGTTTCATGTAGAATTTGTTCTTGCTCTTTCGAAACAAGAAGGCTCAGTTGTAGACAAATCAGAGCCATTCCTTAAAGTGGAAGTATTAAAATTAGAAGCTGAGTTGATTCAGCGTTCATTTGATCAAGATGTGAAGCTGAGACTTGGTGGTGTGCAAGTCACACAATATcgtgaaaaaggagagataCATATTATAGATACTCCAATGGCTAGTGGCATTGAAGAATATCTTATTGTTGTTCAACATGTAACTGTAAGTGGAAAAGTTTGCTGATACCAGAAATCGGGGATATCCCTATGATTTATAGTACTTATTATTGATGTACCTTCATTTTTCAGGTCAATAAACTTTCTCCAGAATTCACAACAGTTCATGGTTCTGTTCTTCAGTTATTACAGATGGAATTTACTAAGTTAGATGTGTTGCTTCATCAAGAAGCAATCATCAGCGTCCTTCAATTTGTTTCCAATGTACAGGTATTGATCAATTGAGttcgcaaaaattttaataacacTTCAGTAACTCCTTAAATAATGATTTGtgcctttttttattcattcaggaCAGGATGGCTAAGACTCCTCAATCAAGTATTGAGAATGAAGATACCGCACAAACGGCATATCGACTTGCAACAATCCATGAAGATTCACTTCAGTTCTCCAATCttgggaaagaaaaacttctGAAGCCTACAGTTAATTTACGTGAGTAGGCCTTTTCACATTAGGTATTGAAATCATTCTCTAATGCGCTATTTTCTTAATcagggaagaaaaaacgagtagTTGAATGTATAGATCTCAAGATCAAGGCAAAAGTTGGGTCAATAGGTATAAAAATGGCGAATGATGTCAGGGATATCAGCGCTTTTTTCATAGAAGGAATTGTTGCCGGTTATATTATGAAAGCTTCTTATTCACAAGTAAATGTGAATCTGGCTTCGATCAATGTTACAGACCTCAACCCAATATCTGCTTATCAAAATGTAAGTGTAGAGCCAGCAATAACattgcaaaattatttcattacagattgttataaatacaaaaaacttGCCTAATacaatatttaaaattttattagatAATCTCTGTGACAGGAACAGAGTCGTTACAAGTTCAAGCTGTAATATATAACGTCGAACCATGGGaggttgataaaaataacatgTCTATTAAAGTAGTTATGGGCTGTCATCGAGTAGTATTTTTGAACTCTTTTGTAACTGGAGTTATGGTAAATATTATAGACGTTTAAATTTCTTACCGCAATTCATCGTCAAACGTGTTTCTGAGTTGGTGGCGTGAAACATTTTGTTcacagaattttttgaatcatttCCAAGCAGCACAAGAAGCTATTAAAGAAGCctcagctgctgctgctgaagctgcaaaagaaaatatgaaagatgTGCAGGAACGAGCTACTCGCATTGAATTAGCTGTTAAAATCAAGGTAgcaaatcaaaaatattctataaGTTTCATAATATCTAATTTCATAACTTGATTTATGACATCGGACTAgatatatttgtaaataatcATGAGCCCTCATGGTTATTGTTTTATGTTTTGTACAGGCCCCAGTAGTGTATATACCAACAAACTCTAAGAGTGAACATGCTCTAATGCTTGATATGGGTAATTTAACAGTATCCAACATTTTGAAGAAGTTAGAAATTGTTAATGATGAAGGCAATTCTCCTGtaatcgatgaaatgaaagTTGATCTGCAAGATATGAAACTATCAAGGTAAATCTTTACCGAGCGtccgaaattcattttttgtactACTTTTTTTTGCTGCCGATTATGAGTAACTTCTTTTGTGTGCAGGGTCAAACTGAACACAAGTGACTTTGTTGCTGATAACGAAGTGCTATTGCTGCAACCTGTCAGTTTCACTCTTGTCATCAAACGAAATTTATCTACGGCATGGTTTACTTCCATTCCTGATATCGATATGTCTGGTAgactgaataaaattgaacttttGATTAGTCAGGAAGATTATGGAATGATGATGAAAGTTTTGAGTGAAAATTTAGGGGAAACCATTGATGATCCTGCACCTGATGTTGCTACTATTTCCAAAAACGTGGCTGTCGAGGATTGGAATAGACATCAATCAAGTGAGAGATAGGATTACTCCATTTACAATCTTAGTTTATTGCTATACAATCCGAAATTGTAACGTTGAAGGTTTTATTTAACCAATGTATTGTTTACAGTTAAGCCAGATTTGGAAGTTATGAGGCACAGCAAAGTGAAAGAATTTAAAGATTCAAAACAGATTCATActgtaatgaaatttgaattcatcATGGATAGTTTAGTAGTCAGCTTATATACTGGAGGATCGAAGACGGTATGTTAGTCGCTGGATCTCTATCACTACCTTCATCAATTGCCAAAgtcaaaataatatttatttctaatttacctaattttttttaaatgacaTTTCTAGCTTGCGTCTAAAATGTCTCCAATGCATCTACCCGAAAACGGATTGGCAAAGTTTAGTTTGTCTCATTTTGCTTTGAAAGGGCGAATGTTTGGTGATGGTTTGTTGGCTACTTCTATTTTGTTGATGAATTGCACATTGGATGATACAAGACCCAGCAGGGTGGGTTCTCTCACAAGAATAATGGAAAGGATCAGTGAACCACTCCAGAAGGATGATTCAAGTCCTGATAAGGAAGTTAAATCAGTTCGAAGTATGGTGGATATGACTTTGCGCAAAGGAACAAATGATACCTTTGGTATGttacacatttttttattcattgattcagCTGTTATCACTGCCCAGTTGAGAAAACTGTCTTCGATATAATTCAAGAAGCAGTTCTACAATATACTTTCATTTCATCTACCTCTTCACCAATAAGCTCATCTCACTGAACGTTATCTTGCAGTTGATGTCCGCGTATTCTCATTCAGCATAATAGTATCATTAGACTATCTTATGAAGATAAAGGATTTCTTCAACGTAGAGCAGTTGTCATCAAATCAAAATGCTGCACCCGTTGTGCAAAAAGGTTACAATGAAGTACCtggtaaaaaaatgagacCGTCAGGGACTGTCCAACCTGATACTGCCATGCTTACAGTCAATCTCCATATTGAAAAACCAGATATTATTCTTGTTGAAGATATGGATAACATTGATTCTAACTGCATTGTATTAAATGTAAGTTACATTTCAATTATACAATGCATCGGTAACAACCTAGCAATAGAAAATGATATACTTCAACAATGAAAAACTAATTTGGAATTTTGTTTCCCCACAGACGGAGCTCTTATTAAAATTAAGAATGGTGGGTGATCATCAAGCTATCACGGGATCGATCAAAGATATGTCCATCCTCACTGGAATTTACAATCCTCTACGGAGATCGGAATCAATTTATCAGGTATGGGGATATATTGTTTCAATCTAACATCGTTGTTGGAAGATAAGATTCTTTCACTACTAATTTGCTAATAATTGCGTGAATTTTATATCCCTGAAGGTGTTGAGACCATGTAGCATTAGCTTGGCAGGTTCTACGCCAGAAGGAAAAGGTTTACATGTTGACATATGCTGCACTGACATACACGTTTCTGTTTCTCCAGGTACAGAGAATATGAGAATATaacaatgaatatttttgttgAGTTCATGTTTGTTCTCAAAAGGCTCATTTTCAaagatcattaattttcttgtcTTCTACAGGCGTTATTGAGATGTTAAACAAAGTCGTTCAGACTGTCACAAAGAATCAACAGGTTGAAGATGAGTCAGTGAAGGTGGAACCAGATTACAGTGGAGTTTGGATGATTACTCCatttaatgaaaatgattattGGTTTCTCAAAGCAGGTTAGTATTGCtgtaaatttcaattgaaatacAAATTTGTTGAAGAGCACCTTTATCATCTATCACGGACGATTCGTACTTGTGTGCTCTAAATATCAAAAGTCTCATATTTCTAGAAACGGCCGTTGAAGCAATGGAAGATCTTGCATTTGCGGAAAATGTAGAACCAGATGTAATTTATAAACAAGAACTCGCTATTGTAACCGCTCCCACTATTCTCCTAACTTTGGAAGCTGGTGTTGGCAATAAAACTCTACCTATGCTATTGTTTTATCTGGGCTTCCAGAGTAATGTAAATGACTGGAGCACGAAGACTGTAAGATTTTTTAGCAAACTATTTTGTTTCGAGTGTGTTAACTGTGGTATGGGTTTATTTACCAGATCAACGGTTAACAATACTTCTGTTACTGTTGAACGTATCTGATGGCTTACAAGAATTTGATTTGTATGATTGCAGATGAGCATTGAGTGTACTATGACTTTAGCTGTGGCATATTATAATAGTCGTCTTGCTTTATGGGAGCCACTGATAGAACCTATAGAAtgtaatgaaaatggaaaacgtAGTTCAACACCGTGGGAACTCAAAACTAAGGTGAATAATGATTCACTAATCAAAGATACCTAGTCAAAAGGTATGAATTACATTGACTTGATATAAATTGTTTAATTTCAGATTCAATTTAATGACCTCACGGTTGATTCGCAATCTGCAAGTGTCGCTAGTCCTGGTACAGAAAGTGAACCAGATTTACATCAGCAGACAGCGAAAATGTGTATAGACATCTCATCAATGGTAATTTAGGGGTATACATAATAAATCAGAATATGTTATGATTGAGCGATTTCTAAAAGAATAACTTTCTAATAGGAAAACTTGGAAATGACAGTCACTAAAACGTGCCTCGACGTTCTTAAGCAACTGGGTAATGCATTTTCGAATGCTATTGAACCtgacaaaaaacaaagtcTTAAAATAGCTCCATATCTGTTGAAGAATGAGACTGGCTTATCCATGACCTTACATCTCGAGAACGGTCATTTTAAAGTAAGTTAATGATAGTTGGATTTCATCACGAATAATCTATTGTCATCGTTCGAATGTCAAAGAAGTATACCCTGAAAAGATACTTAATGAATGAAGAATGCATATCTTGTGAATTAGGTTGTCGAAGATCCAACAGTAGCTACAACGTCTAGTTCTGGATCTTATACAGAAGTAGTGCTTGAGTCTGGAGCATCGGTAGAATTGGCACCTACAGTTATGAAATCTGCAACAACTCATCTCCTCCAAGAACTTAAAGCTGAAACTGTCAAAATTAACAGTGATAACAAGTTCATCGTATCGGTAATGATCCAAGTTTCAccaattgtttcaaaaatattttctgctTCGTACAAAACCCTTCCGGGCTTTCATTTACATTGAAATATGGTTTTCATTATAGTTCAAAGGTCTCCAGAACAAGTTAGAAATTCCAGTGCTTCGTGCAGATAAGAGGTTCTTTCCCTTAAAGCATCGTGGGGATGGAGCAGACGAATGGGGTATCATTTCTGACGTAGTTGTTGAGGATGGAAGCACTATCCTCACTCTAAGAAGTGTGCTGCAGGTGAAGATCAATTCGTTGTTACAGTCGAATCTTAGGTGcagattttatcatttcgtaATCTTCTAGGTACATAATCACTTCAGCAAACCGGTATCAGTATATTACATGACGAAACGCGGTAATGAAGTGGAATGTGTGGGCACTGTAGAATCTGACAAGTGTCTCAATCTTCCATTAGATGCTGTGTATACGCCAACAAATGAGTTATTCTTCAGTGTTGAAGGgtacgtcaatttttcattccgtattTTAATCATAaacatatgtattttttttatcctttgtGATTCTAATTTAACTTGTTGATGATTTCATGCTTTCATTTACCAAGTACTTATGTACTTTCGTGGTTATAGGTACACGGTTTCGATAATTCCATTCATATGGAAAGATCTTCAAAAAACAGTTTCTATGACTAAGTTACTGCAATGCGAGGCCAGATCTCGCCACGAATACGTTGAGCCGTTTTACATCAAGGTAAGATTTTGATTTCAAAACGTTTGACACAATTTAAACAAAAGTTGCCTAAGACGCGAGCAATGTGTGGAGTACAGATTTATGATCACGTATTTCAAGCATTTGGTAGTGTTATGATGTGATGTATTCGCACAACTTGATTTCGCAATTTAaatcaatgatttttacatGACGTAAACCAAATATTAGCCCATTATCTTAGCATGAATAGCAAATCACATGttcaaatttattaaattaaaatagaatGCACATATTTCTCTACCTAATTCTATTTGCTCAGCTTTTTTATTGAGTCGGAATCACATATGGTTATTTCGATTTGTCTGAAACTTTATAAGTGAAATTTGTAATTGTAAGAAATAACGGAAGTGGCAGTGGTTTTTCTATTGCATTATTTTTGCCTATTCGagctgatgaaaaatttatcagcgAATGCTAAAGATTACCTATCATTGTGACCAATAAtgatcgaatgaataattgccatttttttttcgttattcctgTTTCCTCGGCAAGCGATCTGAGAGttcaatcaaattttctatcgCCAGTATTCTCCATTTTTAGATGTTTTTCATGGCGATTATGGTCGGTAGTATCCTCTATAATAACAACACTCTTGGTTTATTACTAGACATAATCGACTGGCGTCTCAAATTAAATCGTTCTATATCTTATGTCGAGCATAGATGTTCAAGTATTGCTAAATCAAACGGATCCAAGTGTCTGGAAGGACCTATCCAGGTACTACGTTCCTCTCAATCAATGTCTGCTCAACACCTATGCACCCTGATGAAGTAATAAGGATTATTGAACTTCCGCATGCATACAAAGTTTCAGGCTGCCTAGATTATGATCAGACTATTAGAGATGTGTAGATTTTGTAGTAAGTAGTACACGGTAGTTTGAAAtgtctttttcattcattctaaATAGTTTCATGAATTATGACAGATTATAATAACCGTAATGAAATTCCGCATATGCCTCACTTGCAAAGTATCTGCTGAGAGatactatgtataca contains:
- the LOC105684826 gene encoding intermembrane lipid transfer protein Vps13 isoform X5, with protein sequence MVFESVVAELLNKVLGDYVQNLDHKQLKLSLWGGDVVLKDLLIKDTALDKLDQPVKLAYGRLGKLILKIPFKDMWNGQVDAIIEELYLLVVPCSQTQYDAEKEAKAELEAKQAEIARVEKSKQQADVKNQEKLDDSMVEKLVARMIKNIHVEVKKIHVRYEDHTTFKDAPFSVGLTLSNFTVESCNESWTTGGNLKDMHAIAQIFKLCTLDGLGVYLNPTFNQFSKQPQSEYSQLFSLGIATVDYKPVDYQYLLGPINANVKLKLNPKPETDGSNYTIPKVWMDAEMQKLKIGLSKIQYQTIMRLGEGLDRAQKAAPYKKYRPNLTSYRGHYKEWWQFAYTCILEETVRRCQKNWDWNHMKLHRDTCRSYAKAYHAKLTNKKVAQEIVDHLTHCERILDVFNLVIIRQQIELEVERLAEKEKDLKAKKGWFGFLWGSAPTEEEEDLNSAAAIMRKFEAAMTPQEKEKLYRAIDYQENSGTTHYPETYEDIDCRFFLHGLEVFVLDTEKEYPQVLDLQFNGVQVGFKSRPSGSGIMATASINDLKLLGVRQQDTVPVLLTSEGGYSDAVLFAVTYEKNPIDKLCGDRVIVKARSVQVIYDAYTIIELVKVFRIQDTSTLNQLQAAAAMQLEGLKEMSALGLEYAIEKHSVLDIQVDLQASQLIIPRQGFYTGNESLFVLNLGSLKVNSLEKPKDSKATATVKQLVDMGKSEEDILTELRTHSYDKFVMKIVNFQALVCLPNEDWHQTLLTSTVGAMTVLKPMTLEVQLDKCLIMDDPLLPKMRIIGQLPSVALDISDSRLLEALSIAQSIPLPQNEDIPAPQPLSTKSVSQISLMKELSAIPSMIEKKPNAPVKQTTNLEAKFVMKEFVLALSKQEGSVVDKSEPFLKVEVLKLEAELIQRSFDQDVKLRLGGVQVTQYREKGEIHIIDTPMASGIEEYLIVVQHVTVNKLSPEFTTVHGSVLQLLQMEFTKLDVLLHQEAIISVLQFVSNVQDRMAKTPQSSIENEDTAQTAYRLATIHEDSLQFSNLGKEKLLKPTVNLRKKKRVVECIDLKIKAKVGSIGIKMANDVRDISAFFIEGIVAGYIMKASYSQVNVNLASINVTDLNPISAYQNIISVTGTESLQVQAVIYNVEPWEVDKNNMSIKVVMGCHRVVFLNSFVTGVMNFLNHFQAAQEAIKEASAAAAEAAKENMKDVQERATRIELAVKIKAPVVYIPTNSKSEHALMLDMGNLTVSNILKKLEIVNDEGNSPVIDEMKVDLQDMKLSRVKLNTSDFVADNEVLLLQPVSFTLVIKRNLSTAWFTSIPDIDMSGRLNKIELLISQEDYGMMMKVLSENLGETIDDPAPDVATISKNVAVEDWNRHQSIKPDLEVMRHSKVKEFKDSKQIHTVMKFEFIMDSLVVSLYTGGSKTLASKMSPMHLPENGLAKFSLSHFALKGRMFGDGLLATSILLMNCTLDDTRPSRVGSLTRIMERISEPLQKDDSSPDKEVKSVRSMVDMTLRKGTNDTFVDVRVFSFSIIVSLDYLMKIKDFFNVEQLSSNQNAAPVVQKGYNEVPGKKMRPSGTVQPDTAMLTVNLHIEKPDIILVEDMDNIDSNCIVLNTELLLKLRMVGDHQAITGSIKDMSILTGIYNPLRRSESIYQVLRPCSISLAGSTPEGKGLHVDICCTDIHVSVSPGVIEMLNKVVQTVTKNQQVEDESVKVEPDYSGVWMITPFNENDYWFLKAETAVEAMEDLAFAENVEPDVIYKQELAIVTAPTILLTLEAGVGNKTLPMLLFYLGFQSNVNDWSTKTMSIECTMTLAVAYYNSRLALWEPLIEPIECNENGKRSSTPWELKTKIQFNDLTVDSQSASVASPGTESEPDLHQQTAKMCIDISSMENLEMTVTKTCLDVLKQLGNAFSNAIEPDKKQSLKIAPYLLKNETGLSMTLHLENGHFKVVEDPTVATTSSSGSYTEVVLESGASVELAPTVMKSATTHLLQELKAETVKINSDNKFIVSFKGLQNKLEIPVLRADKRFFPLKHRGDGADEWGIISDVVVEDGSTILTLRSVLQVHNHFSKPVSVYYMTKRGNEVECVGTVESDKCLNLPLDAVYTPTNELFFSVEGYTVSIIPFIWKDLQKTVSMTKLLQCEARSRHEYVEPFYIKAVGEIEQVYFENTSRHTMSSTVYNIHLYPSVYLKNFLPIDIIITLPGIPDEQLVEASKILQIPTIEPGRSSIVIKLPQYLEKDWSCRVDIQGNPPEFSVCSFESYDSVQKVVMDLGMHTSFRHGSLIMALYCPFWMLNKTGLMLSYRKSSKAAVKENSSPAKSTEDNLNVLYHPETYKGVILFSFNKKAFFGKKKAMVRVEDGAWSDKFSIDVAGSKGAVSCKYNGIIYQIGVHNQLTYNSLTKQITFTPYYVLMNNSDFLIECQESERPADPLFKILPGECSSFWPRSEQAVKTLKAKVAGHPEKTAAFIYTDVHTTLLKLDNKYGGINVDVQINEGGVYISMSGYTPGNAPALIINHTPHTINLWEKGSMNVRSIQSYNRMFYTWENPAGSRTLVWEDGSKKEIENDLRKDNLGPFIAPDTEEEAFYVSFLDGTQRVLLFTTNFKIAEDCQLAGDLEVIDQEITLNIHGVGMSLVNNISRKELLYMCIASSGVIWESQKSRGSRWRAFNTKDVITIEDGYQKYIRELQIGRDPPYKVMLEPKLEVDYLNMEILKPHRRYIRRTFQTGLWVQHRASVHQVQLHAKINRLQIDNQLSDCVFPVILGPVPPPKSIAQDSVMKPFAEMSLVKRLLEHSTVQQFRYFKVLIQEFHIKVDIQFIGAIMELFKDNETTDAEESELFRQDMKLVKEPLLYHVTLITTAEQKNFFDLLHFSPLKIHISFSMTGGGAQLPQVLNVLLQGIGVTLTDINDIVFKLAYFEREYTFMPHNQLISEATSHYVGQAIKQAYVLVLGLDVIGNPYGLVVGTMKGIEDLFYEPFQGAIQGPGEFAEGLLLGVRSMFGHTVGGMAGAVSKITGAMGKGIAALTFDKDYQRRRQEQLNKQPANLQEGLARSGKGLVMGVFDGVTGVVMKPISGAKEEGVEGFFKGFGKGMVGFVTRPAAGVIDFASGSLGAVKRATELSEEVKRVRPPRFLQPDSLVRPYIQHDANGNKILFELEKGKYANTDIYVFHIEVNKDVVLLTDKRIAFLKLSDLFGGWQVEWSYTWQEVNNAPRVTDRGVEVPVRETQKKKKLGNLFGSTDHGKLILVPDFEIRKLLCSKIEEQINQSSS